A stretch of Acropora palmata chromosome 9, jaAcrPala1.3, whole genome shotgun sequence DNA encodes these proteins:
- the LOC141891680 gene encoding QRFP-like peptide receptor, with amino-acid sequence MANHSQQQINTSSSTPSSASGCIALVTVYGIEAVAIVILNALTIIVYVKERSLRKRSLYLVINQAVADMFVGASLIIFFLLRGHMCELWTIHPFIPPLVLLCSVSPLASLINLAAISLERTHATFRPFKHRLVKNEIFGAAAAIVWIAAGAISTGFLSEMIFNPSDIEVRRIFFFPYLLSFLFCLLTIIVSYLSITIKIVYGTQSHHRSATSRGRKLTKTLVIVTVVSLLLTLPYIIMMFCEILQLCSSIPLDLSLSFELMFYANSLVNPVLYAFRMPEFKRALLSFLPCRSQQFPNFRQIAPGFPLNEM; translated from the coding sequence ATGGCTAATCACTCTCAGCAACAAATCAACACTTCATCGTCCACGCCTTCTTCTGCATCTGGGTGCATTGCCTTGGTAACAGTATATGGCATAGAGGCTGTTGCTATAGTGATTTTGAATGCCCTTACAATCATTGTTTACGTCAAAGAGCGCAGTCTTCGTAAGCGCAGTTTGTACCTGGTGATCAACCAAGCAGTTGCTGATATGTTTGTTGGAGCCAGtttgatcattttttttctgttgcgGGGACACATGTGTGAACTTTGGACGATCCATCCATTTATCCCACCTCTCGTTTTATTATGTTCTGTCTCGCCTTTAGCATCATTAATTAACCTAGCAGCTATTTCTTTGGAGCGAACGCACGCAACGTTTCGTCCCTTTAAGCATCGTCTCgtcaaaaatgaaatcttCGGAGCAGCTGCTGCTATTGTTTGGATTGCAGCTGGGGCAATTTCAACTGGCTTTCTCTCAGAAATGATCTTTAACCCATCAGATATTGAAGTACGTCgcatcttttttttcccatacCTATTatctttcttgttttgccttttaacTATCATTGTTTCTTATTTGTCTATAACTATAAAAATTGTCTATGGAACTCAGTCTCACCACCGTAGTGCAACCAGTAGAGGAAGAAAATTGACCAAGACCCTGGTCATTGTGACAGTTGTATCTTTACTGCTGACGCTGCCATACATTATTATGATGTTTTGTGAAATACTTCAATTATGTAGTTCAATACCTCTTGATTTAAGTCTTTCTTTCGAATTGATGTTTTATGCAAACTCTCTTGTCAATCCAGTTCTTTATGCATTTAGAATGCCTGAGTTTAAAAGAGctctgctttcttttttgcccTGTAGATCCCAACAATTTCCTAATTTCAGACAAATTGCTCCGGGTTTCCCTCTAAACGAGATGTAA